A part of Fusobacterium simiae genomic DNA contains:
- a CDS encoding ATP-binding protein encodes MKEKRLLGTGVSNFKDLIEYNYYYFDKTKYIEDICKNRGKTLLFTRPRRFGKTLNMSTLKYFFSLEKAEENKKLFKNLYISNSEYFSEQGQYPVIFISMKDIKESTWENCFKEIKLLIRGIYSDFEYVRDILNKSELKEFDKVWLDGENADYKNSLKNLCKYLYKYYAKKIVLLIDEYDTAIVTANIETYFDIEVKEFFRGFYSSALKDNEYLHIGILTGILRVAKEGIFSGLNNLRVYDIFQDEFSSFFGLEEIEVEAALRYYEMEHKIEDVKKWYDGYKFGNSDVYNPWSILNYLENKKLESYWLGTSDNALIYDLLEKSDLDTFKDFEKLVEGKELEKMLDSSFNFNDFKKYPEGIWQLMVYGGYLRTKRKISQFEYTIDIPNYEIRTFFEKDFIKRFLKDTVTFNKSILVLLEGKIEKFEYELIQILKTSTSYFDFGQEEKLYHILFLGMLISLKNNYKVKSNLETGYGRTDILLIPFERNKAGFVFEFKVAKIEDELEEKAKEALKQIDEKEYDIYLKEEGIKNIYKIGMAFCGKKLKIKYEKKE; translated from the coding sequence GTGAAGGAAAAAAGACTTTTAGGAACAGGAGTATCAAACTTTAAAGATTTAATTGAATATAACTACTATTATTTTGATAAAACAAAATATATTGAAGATATTTGCAAGAATAGAGGAAAAACCTTATTATTTACAAGACCTCGTAGATTTGGAAAAACTTTAAATATGTCAACATTAAAATATTTTTTTAGCTTGGAAAAAGCAGAAGAAAATAAAAAATTATTCAAAAATCTATACATATCAAATTCAGAATATTTTTCTGAACAGGGTCAATATCCAGTCATATTTATTTCAATGAAGGATATAAAAGAAAGTACTTGGGAAAATTGTTTTAAAGAAATTAAACTTTTAATAAGAGGAATATACTCAGATTTTGAATATGTAAGAGATATATTGAATAAAAGTGAATTAAAAGAATTTGATAAAGTTTGGTTAGATGGAGAAAATGCTGACTATAAAAATTCTTTAAAAAACTTATGTAAATATCTTTACAAATACTATGCTAAAAAAATTGTTTTATTAATAGATGAATATGATACAGCAATAGTTACAGCCAATATAGAAACTTATTTTGATATAGAAGTAAAAGAATTTTTTAGAGGTTTTTATAGTTCTGCCTTAAAAGATAATGAATATCTCCATATTGGAATATTAACAGGAATTTTAAGAGTAGCTAAGGAAGGAATTTTTTCAGGTTTAAATAATTTAAGAGTTTATGACATTTTTCAAGATGAATTTTCATCTTTTTTTGGCCTAGAGGAAATAGAAGTTGAAGCAGCTTTGAGATATTATGAGATGGAGCATAAAATAGAAGATGTAAAAAAATGGTATGATGGATATAAATTTGGAAATAGTGATGTATACAATCCTTGGTCAATATTAAATTATTTGGAGAATAAAAAACTAGAAAGTTACTGGTTAGGAACATCTGACAATGCCTTAATTTATGACCTATTGGAAAAATCGGATTTAGATACTTTTAAAGATTTTGAAAAGTTAGTTGAAGGAAAAGAACTTGAAAAAATGCTTGATAGCTCATTTAACTTTAATGATTTTAAAAAATATCCAGAAGGAATATGGCAATTAATGGTCTATGGAGGATATTTAAGAACAAAAAGAAAAATATCGCAGTTTGAATATACAATAGACATACCAAATTATGAAATAAGAACATTTTTTGAGAAAGATTTTATAAAAAGATTTTTAAAAGATACTGTAACTTTTAATAAAAGTATCTTAGTTTTATTAGAAGGAAAAATTGAAAAATTTGAATATGAATTGATACAGATTTTAAAAACATCAACTAGTTACTTTGATTTTGGACAAGAGGAAAAATTATACCATATTTTATTTTTAGGAATGCTAATAAGTTTAAAAAATAATTATAAAGTAAAATCAAATCTGGAAACAGGATATGGAAGAACAGATATTTTATTAATTCCATTTGAAAGAAATAAAGCAGGTTTTGTATTTGAATTTAAAGTTGCAAAGATAGAAGATGAGTTAGAAGAAAAAGCAAAAGAAGCCTTAAAACAAATTGATGAAAAAGAATATGATATTTATCTAAAAGAAGAAGGTATAAAAAATATTTATAAAATTGGTATGGCATTTTGTGGTAAAAAATTAAAGATAAAATATGAAAAGAAAGAGTAA
- a CDS encoding chromate transporter, whose translation MTYLNLFYVFFKVGLFSFGGGYAILPLMQHEVVDINKWISFKEFMDIVAISQITPGPISINLATHVGYRIGGTMGSTIATASVVLPSIIIVSIIVIFLKKFNKLPVVQRIFKSLRVTIVGLILAAGIALFVKENFIDYKSYIIFVLVLIGGLIFKIGSITLIILSGVAGAIFYYFI comes from the coding sequence ATGACATATTTAAATTTATTTTATGTATTTTTTAAAGTGGGACTTTTTAGTTTTGGTGGAGGCTATGCTATTCTTCCACTTATGCAACATGAGGTTGTAGATATAAATAAATGGATAAGTTTTAAGGAATTTATGGATATTGTGGCTATTTCTCAAATAACACCAGGACCAATTTCTATAAATTTAGCAACTCATGTAGGATATAGAATAGGTGGAACTATGGGTTCAACAATTGCAACAGCAAGTGTGGTCTTACCCTCTATAATAATAGTAAGTATCATAGTTATATTTTTGAAAAAATTTAATAAATTACCAGTAGTTCAAAGAATTTTTAAATCATTAAGAGTAACTATTGTTGGTTTGATTTTAGCAGCAGGAATAGCACTTTTTGTTAAGGAAAATTTTATAGATTATAAGTCATATATAATATTTGTCTTAGTTTTAATAGGAGGATTAATATTTAAAATAGGAAGTATAACTTTAATAATCTTATCAGGAGTGGCAGGAGCAATATTCTATTATTTTATATAA
- a CDS encoding chromate transporter — protein MKKNRIIEIFILFFKIGAFTIGGGYAMLSLIEDEIVNKKKWLGHEEFLDGMAIAQSTPGVLAVNISLITGYKIAGFLGMFAGMLGAVLPSFFIVLFLSQVLLAYGNHPIVVAIFNGIKPAITALILISVYRIGKSANINRYNFILPVIVAVLIRFFGVSPILIIIATMILGNIYYAIKENKKNNTKEVDDK, from the coding sequence ATGAAAAAGAATAGAATTATAGAAATTTTTATATTGTTTTTTAAAATAGGTGCATTTACTATTGGAGGAGGCTATGCAATGCTTTCTCTAATAGAAGATGAAATTGTTAATAAAAAAAAATGGTTAGGTCATGAGGAATTTTTAGATGGTATGGCTATTGCTCAATCAACTCCTGGAGTTCTTGCTGTAAATATTTCACTTATCACAGGATATAAAATAGCAGGTTTTTTAGGTATGTTTGCAGGTATGCTAGGAGCAGTTTTACCATCTTTTTTTATAGTGTTATTTTTAAGTCAAGTTTTATTAGCTTATGGAAATCATCCAATAGTTGTGGCAATTTTTAATGGAATAAAACCGGCTATCACAGCTCTTATATTAATTTCTGTTTATAGAATTGGAAAATCTGCTAATATAAATAGATATAATTTTATACTTCCTGTGATAGTAGCAGTATTAATAAGATTTTTTGGAGTTTCTCCTATCCTTATAATTATTGCAACTATGATACTTGGAAATATTTATTATGCTATAAAAGAAAATAAAAAAAATAATACAAAAGAAGTTGATGATAAATGA
- the coaBC gene encoding bifunctional phosphopantothenoylcysteine decarboxylase/phosphopantothenate--cysteine ligase CoaBC: protein MKNILVGVTGGIAAYKSAGIVSLLKKKGYNVKVVMTKNATNIIGPLTLETLSRNRIYVDMWDTNPHYEVEHISLADWADIVLIAPATYNIIGKVANGIADDMLTTILSAVSTRKPVFFALAMNVNMYENPILKENIDKLKSYGYRFIEAKEGLLACNYVAKGRMSEPEDIVAEIERYNIFSKIKNYDIVLKDKKILITSGRTKENIDPIRYLSNNSSGKMGYSLAQAAVDLGAKVTLISGPTNLETPNGLKRFISVESALEMYEKVNEYFEDTDIFIACAAVADYRPKEYKKEKIKKSDSDLIIELVRNPDILAEMGKKKDKQLLVGFAAETNNIKENALKKLEKKNLDIIVANNASTMGTDKNIIEIIKKDKTSIEINQKSKIELAYDILNEVILVLKKDKNEKE from the coding sequence ATGAAAAATATTTTAGTGGGAGTTACAGGAGGAATTGCAGCATATAAGTCAGCAGGTATTGTATCTCTTCTAAAAAAGAAAGGCTATAATGTAAAAGTAGTAATGACTAAGAATGCTACAAATATAATAGGACCTTTAACTCTTGAAACTCTTTCAAGAAATAGAATTTATGTTGATATGTGGGATACTAATCCTCATTATGAAGTGGAGCATATTTCACTTGCAGATTGGGCAGATATAGTTTTAATTGCACCTGCAACTTATAATATAATTGGTAAAGTTGCAAATGGGATAGCAGATGATATGCTTACAACAATTCTTTCAGCTGTTTCAACAAGAAAGCCAGTGTTTTTTGCTTTGGCAATGAATGTGAATATGTATGAAAACCCTATTCTTAAAGAAAATATCGATAAATTAAAATCTTATGGTTATAGATTTATTGAAGCAAAAGAGGGTTTACTTGCTTGCAATTATGTAGCAAAAGGGAGAATGAGTGAGCCTGAGGATATAGTTGCTGAAATAGAAAGATATAATATTTTTTCAAAGATAAAAAATTATGATATTGTATTAAAAGATAAAAAAATTCTTATCACAAGTGGAAGAACAAAAGAAAATATAGATCCTATCAGATATTTGTCAAATAATTCAAGTGGCAAAATGGGATATTCACTTGCTCAAGCAGCTGTTGACTTAGGAGCGAAAGTAACTTTAATTAGCGGTCCTACAAATTTAGAAACACCAAATGGACTTAAAAGGTTTATTTCGGTAGAATCTGCTCTTGAAATGTATGAAAAAGTTAATGAATATTTTGAAGATACGGATATTTTTATAGCCTGTGCAGCAGTTGCAGATTATAGACCAAAAGAGTATAAAAAAGAAAAAATAAAAAAATCTGATTCAGATTTAATTATAGAATTAGTTAGAAATCCTGATATTTTAGCAGAGATGGGGAAAAAGAAAGATAAGCAATTATTAGTTGGTTTTGCAGCAGAAACTAATAATATAAAAGAAAATGCTTTAAAAAAATTGGAAAAGAAAAATTTAGATATTATAGTGGCAAATAATGCTTCTACAATGGGAACAGATAAAAATATAATTGAAATTATAAAAAAAGATAAAACTTCAATAGAAATAAATCAAAAAAGCAAGATAGAGTTGGCTTATGATATTTTAAATGAAGTTATTTTAGTGTTAAAAAAGGATAAAAATGAAAAAGAATAG
- the murJ gene encoding murein biosynthesis integral membrane protein MurJ, translating into MLKKSINTMIITMISRVLGLFRGTLVAYFFGSSVLTDAYYSAFKISNFFRQLLGEGALGNTFIPLYHKKKKEEGEERSREYIFSVLNITFLFSFVVSILMIIFSSYIIDFIVVGFSDELKIVASRLLKIMSFYFLFISLSGMMGSILNNFGYFAIPASTSIFFNLSIISSAIWLTKYFDIDALAYGVLIGGVLQFLVVFFPFIKLLKTYSLKIDFKDVYLKLLGIKLIPMLIGVFARQINTIIDQFFASFLVAGSITALENASRIYLLPVGVFGVTISNVLFPSISRAAANNDKEETNRRLVSALNFLNFLTIPSLFVLTFFSKDVIKLIFSYGKFNEEAVKITSECLFYYSLGLLFYVGVQLVSKAYYAMGDNKRPAKFSIIAIIINIVLNYLFIKNFQHKGLALATSISSGVNFFLLLFIYIKNYVKLDLKNLIFTIIKITISSIIATGAAYYINNIILKLIIFAVVFLVQWAYPIFKYRERVFYKK; encoded by the coding sequence ATGTTAAAGAAATCTATAAATACAATGATAATAACAATGATAAGTAGGGTATTAGGACTTTTTAGAGGAACTCTGGTAGCCTATTTTTTTGGTTCTTCTGTGTTGACAGATGCTTATTATAGTGCATTTAAAATCAGTAACTTTTTTAGGCAACTTTTAGGAGAAGGGGCATTAGGAAATACTTTTATCCCACTCTATCATAAAAAGAAAAAAGAGGAAGGAGAAGAAAGAAGTAGAGAGTATATATTTTCAGTTTTGAATATCACTTTTTTATTCAGCTTTGTAGTTAGTATATTGATGATAATTTTTTCCAGCTATATTATTGATTTTATAGTGGTTGGATTTAGCGATGAATTAAAAATAGTTGCTTCAAGGCTATTAAAAATAATGTCTTTTTATTTTTTATTTATTTCTTTATCTGGTATGATGGGATCAATTTTAAATAATTTTGGATATTTTGCTATACCTGCTTCAACCTCAATATTTTTTAATCTATCAATAATATCTTCTGCTATATGGCTTACAAAATATTTTGATATAGATGCTTTGGCTTATGGAGTTTTAATAGGAGGAGTATTACAATTTTTAGTAGTATTCTTTCCTTTTATAAAACTTTTAAAAACTTATTCATTAAAAATTGATTTTAAGGATGTATATTTAAAATTATTGGGAATAAAGTTAATTCCTATGCTTATAGGAGTTTTTGCTAGACAAATCAATACAATAATAGATCAATTTTTTGCCTCATTTTTAGTGGCTGGTTCAATAACAGCACTTGAAAATGCAAGTAGAATTTATTTACTTCCTGTGGGAGTATTTGGAGTAACTATATCCAATGTACTTTTTCCAAGTATATCAAGAGCAGCAGCAAATAATGATAAAGAAGAAACAAATAGAAGACTTGTATCAGCACTTAATTTTTTAAATTTTTTAACAATACCAAGTTTATTTGTATTGACATTTTTTTCAAAAGATGTTATAAAACTTATATTTTCTTATGGAAAATTTAATGAAGAAGCTGTAAAAATAACATCAGAATGTCTATTTTATTATTCATTGGGTTTACTTTTTTATGTGGGAGTGCAATTAGTAAGTAAGGCATATTATGCCATGGGAGATAATAAAAGACCAGCAAAATTTTCAATAATAGCTATTATTATAAATATAGTTTTAAATTATTTATTCATAAAAAATTTTCAACATAAAGGTTTAGCCTTGGCTACATCAATTTCATCAGGAGTAAATTTTTTCTTATTATTATTTATATATATAAAAAATTATGTAAAATTAGATTTAAAAAATCTTATTTTTACAATTATTAAAATAACTATTTCATCTATAATAGCAACAGGAGCAGCATATTATATAAATAATATAATTTTAAAATTAATAATTTTTGCTGTTGTATTTTTGGTACAATGGGCATATCCAATTTTTAAATATAGAGAAAGAGTTTTTTATAAAAAGTAA
- a CDS encoding segregation and condensation protein A, translated as MEEVIVKLNNFEGPFDLLLNLIEKNKMKISDINISQLIDEYLEVLKISKKENIEIKSDFIIIASELIEIKTLNLLNLDKDKEKETSLRRRLEEHKLFKEVVPKVAELEKEFNISYSRGESKRVIKKIAKDYDLTSLTTDDIFEVYKKYFDTVDMSEVMELNLMKQYDIKEVMDNILMKIYFKKWLIDDLFLEAENKLHLIYIFLAILELYKDAKININDGEITKC; from the coding sequence ATGGAAGAAGTTATAGTAAAACTCAATAATTTTGAGGGACCTTTTGATTTACTTTTAAATTTAATAGAAAAAAATAAAATGAAAATTTCTGATATAAATATTTCTCAATTAATAGATGAATATTTAGAAGTTTTAAAAATTTCTAAAAAGGAAAATATAGAAATAAAATCAGATTTTATTATAATTGCTTCAGAATTAATTGAAATTAAAACTTTAAATTTACTTAACTTAGATAAAGATAAAGAAAAAGAAACTAGCCTTAGAAGAAGATTGGAAGAGCATAAATTATTTAAGGAAGTTGTTCCAAAGGTTGCAGAATTAGAAAAGGAATTTAATATCTCTTATTCAAGAGGAGAAAGTAAGAGGGTAATTAAAAAGATTGCAAAAGATTATGATTTAACGTCACTTACAACAGATGATATTTTTGAAGTTTATAAAAAATATTTTGATACAGTTGATATGTCAGAAGTGATGGAATTAAATTTAATGAAACAATATGATATAAAAGAAGTGATGGATAATATATTGATGAAAATTTATTTTAAAAAATGGCTTATAGATGATTTATTTTTAGAAGCTGAAAATAAATTACATTTAATATATATTTTCTTAGCAATTTTGGAATTATATAAGGATGCTAAGATAAATATCAATGATGGAGAGATAACAAAATGTTAA
- a CDS encoding bifunctional riboflavin kinase/FAD synthetase, whose protein sequence is MIVVNDILTSDIDFKDTYVAIGNFDGVHYGHKKLIKETIKAARENGKQAVVFTFANHPMEVLFPEKKFNYINTNEEKLYLLESLGVDVVIMQKVDKNFLEYTPLEFVRILKNKLKVKEIFIGFNFSFGKGGVGKAEDLEYLAEVHNIKVTELPPVTLDGELVSSSAIRKKIANSDFDGAVKFLDHPMLVIGKVIHGKQIARKLGFPTTNIEMDNRLYPPSGIYGAFLQVGDKNSKVLYGVVNVGYNPTLKQEMSLEVHILDFNKEVYGEKMYVQIVKFMRKEKKFSSIDELKATIQADVDRWKIFKREMKYGRSYSKTQ, encoded by the coding sequence ATGATAGTGGTAAATGATATATTGACATCAGATATAGACTTTAAAGATACTTATGTAGCCATAGGAAATTTTGATGGGGTACATTATGGACATAAAAAACTTATAAAAGAAACTATAAAAGCAGCAAGAGAAAATGGAAAACAAGCTGTTGTATTTACTTTTGCAAATCATCCTATGGAGGTATTATTTCCTGAAAAGAAATTTAACTATATAAATACAAATGAAGAGAAATTATATCTTCTTGAATCTTTAGGTGTAGATGTTGTTATAATGCAAAAGGTTGATAAAAACTTTTTGGAATATACACCTTTAGAATTTGTTAGAATTTTAAAGAATAAACTAAAAGTAAAAGAAATTTTTATAGGTTTTAATTTCTCATTTGGTAAAGGTGGAGTAGGTAAAGCAGAAGATTTAGAGTATTTAGCAGAAGTACATAATATCAAGGTTACAGAGTTACCTCCAGTTACCTTAGATGGAGAACTTGTTAGCTCATCTGCTATAAGAAAAAAAATAGCTAATTCGGATTTTGATGGAGCAGTAAAATTTTTAGATCATCCAATGCTAGTGATAGGAAAAGTTATACATGGAAAACAAATTGCTAGAAAATTAGGTTTTCCTACAACAAATATTGAAATGGACAATAGATTATATCCACCTTCTGGAATATATGGAGCCTTTTTACAAGTAGGAGATAAAAATTCAAAAGTTTTATATGGGGTGGTAAATGTTGGATATAACCCAACTTTAAAACAGGAAATGAGTTTAGAGGTACATATATTAGATTTTAATAAAGAGGTTTATGGTGAAAAAATGTATGTACAAATAGTTAAATTTATGAGAAAAGAAAAAAAGTTTTCTTCAATAGATGAATTGAAAGCAACTATTCAAGCTGATGTGGATAGATGGAAAATATTTAAAAGAGAGATGAAATATGGAAGAAGTTATAGTAAAACTCAATAA
- the whiA gene encoding DNA-binding protein WhiA codes for MSYSSNVKQEITKKIPATNLECLAEISSIFENKSTLVKDGIEIKMENIILAKRMYSLIKATSSLKFGIKYSITKKFTEHKVYTITLYKQKGLKEFLDSFKFSYLDIIQNDEIFRGYIRGFFLSCGYIKDPKKEYSLDFFVDNEELADKIYNILFSKKKKIFKTNKKNKILVYLRNSEDIMDILVLMDALQHFFEYEETTIIKNLKNKTIREMNWEVANETKTLNTGNYQIKMIKYIGEKIGLNSLSPVLEEAAFLRLNNPEDSLQKLADMINISKSGIRNRFRRIEEIYNSLLEEEKNN; via the coding sequence ATGTCTTATAGTTCAAATGTAAAGCAAGAAATCACAAAAAAAATTCCTGCTACAAATTTAGAATGTTTAGCAGAAATATCATCTATTTTTGAAAATAAATCAACATTAGTAAAAGATGGTATAGAAATAAAAATGGAAAATATCATTTTAGCTAAAAGAATGTATTCTTTAATTAAAGCTACAAGTTCTTTAAAATTTGGTATAAAGTATTCTATCACAAAAAAATTTACTGAACATAAAGTTTATACCATAACCTTATATAAACAAAAAGGTTTAAAAGAATTTTTAGACAGCTTTAAGTTTTCATATCTTGATATAATTCAAAATGATGAAATATTTAGAGGATATATAAGAGGTTTCTTTTTAAGTTGTGGCTATATAAAAGACCCTAAAAAAGAATACTCTTTAGATTTTTTTGTTGATAATGAAGAGTTAGCAGATAAAATTTATAATATTTTATTCTCTAAAAAGAAAAAAATATTTAAGACAAATAAGAAAAATAAAATTTTAGTATATCTAAGAAATTCAGAAGATATAATGGATATATTAGTTTTAATGGATGCACTTCAACATTTTTTTGAATACGAGGAAACTACAATTATAAAAAATTTAAAAAATAAAACAATAAGAGAAATGAATTGGGAAGTAGCCAATGAAACAAAAACTTTAAATACTGGAAATTATCAAATAAAAATGATAAAGTATATAGGTGAAAAAATAGGACTTAATAGTCTAAGTCCTGTTTTAGAGGAAGCTGCTTTTTTAAGACTAAATAATCCAGAAGACTCTTTACAAAAGTTAGCAGATATGATAAATATATCTAAGTCTGGAATAAGAAATCGTTTTAGAAGAATAGAAGAAATATATAATTCTCTTTTAGAAGAAGAAAAAAATAATTAG
- the polA gene encoding DNA polymerase I — MKRAVLLDVSAIMYRAYFANMNFRTKNEPTGAVYGFINTLLSIINEFKPDYMAAAFDVKRSSLKRTEIYSDYKSNRQSTPEDLVRQIPRIEEVLDAFNINRYKIEGYEADDVLGSLAKKLAKQDIEVIIVTGDKDLSQLVEKNITVALLGKGTEGEKFGTLKTSEDVVNYLGVVPEKIPDLFGLIGDKSDGIPGVTKIGEKKALAIFSQYDSLEKIYDNIDNLKSIDGIGPSLIKNLVNEKDIAFMSRELAKIFSDLDIDIEESKLQYGMDRKKFYTLCKVLEFKMFIKKLSLEEKPQNPTLFSMEDTIEKKESPKIIEEEKIEFTKEISLNFSNRELLIIDNENSLNEQKEYLNNYKKIASIYYEELGIILSTEEKDFYFPLNHGGLLAKNIDRNLLINFISELDIKFISYNFKALLNLGISFKSMYMDMMIAYHLISSQTKIDPIIPIIEYSTLEPKDYKTAFGKINAELITAQEFSKYLSDISIGILAIYDELNYLLKKEDLYKILMDNEMPLIPVLSLMERKGIKIDVQYFKNYSLELEKELLKIEKAIYEEAGEVFNINSPKQLGDILFVKLNLPSGKKTKTGYSTDVMVLEDLESYGYDIARLLLDYRKLNKLKTTYVDTLPLLIDENSRIHTSFNQIGTATGRLSSSDPNLQNIPVKTDDGIKIREGFVSEVGKVLMSIDYSQVELRVLTSMSKDENLIEAYKEEKDLHDLTARRIFNLPDTEAVSREQRTIAKIINFSIIYGKTPFGLAKELKIPVKDASEYIKKYFEQYPRVTNFEREIIEFGEEHGYVKTLFGRKRYISGIDSKNKTIKSQAERMAVNTVIQGTAAEVLKKVMVKVYDTLKDKEDIALLLQVHDELIFEVEETSVEKYSEILADIMKNTVQLEDVKLNININIGKNWAEAK; from the coding sequence ATGAAAAGAGCTGTACTTTTAGATGTGAGTGCAATAATGTATAGAGCATATTTTGCAAATATGAATTTTAGAACTAAAAATGAACCAACAGGAGCAGTATATGGTTTTATAAATACACTATTAAGTATAATAAATGAATTTAAACCAGACTATATGGCTGCTGCTTTTGATGTAAAAAGATCTTCATTAAAAAGAACAGAAATATATAGTGACTATAAATCTAATAGACAATCAACACCTGAAGATTTAGTTAGACAAATTCCAAGGATAGAAGAAGTGTTAGATGCTTTTAATATAAACAGATATAAAATAGAAGGCTATGAAGCAGATGATGTTTTAGGAAGCTTAGCTAAAAAATTAGCTAAACAAGATATAGAAGTTATAATAGTAACAGGAGATAAAGATTTATCACAACTTGTTGAAAAAAATATTACAGTTGCACTTTTAGGAAAAGGAACAGAAGGTGAAAAGTTTGGAACATTAAAAACTTCTGAAGATGTTGTAAATTATTTAGGGGTTGTACCTGAAAAAATTCCAGATTTATTTGGACTTATTGGAGATAAAAGTGATGGAATACCAGGTGTGACAAAAATAGGTGAGAAGAAAGCATTGGCTATATTCTCACAATATGACAGCCTAGAAAAAATTTATGATAATATAGATAATTTAAAAAGTATAGATGGAATAGGACCTTCTCTTATAAAAAATCTTGTAAATGAAAAAGATATTGCATTTATGAGTAGAGAACTTGCTAAAATTTTTTCTGATTTAGACATCGATATTGAAGAGAGTAAATTACAATATGGAATGGATAGAAAAAAATTTTATACTCTATGTAAAGTTTTAGAATTTAAAATGTTTATAAAAAAATTAAGTTTAGAAGAAAAGCCTCAAAATCCTACTTTATTTTCTATGGAGGATACAATAGAAAAAAAGGAAAGTCCAAAAATAATTGAAGAAGAAAAAATTGAATTTACAAAAGAAATTAGCTTAAATTTTTCTAATAGAGAGCTTTTAATTATAGATAATGAAAATAGTCTAAATGAGCAAAAAGAGTATTTAAATAACTATAAAAAAATAGCCTCTATTTATTATGAAGAATTAGGAATTATTTTATCTACAGAAGAAAAAGATTTCTATTTTCCTTTAAATCATGGAGGTTTACTTGCTAAAAATATAGATAGAAATTTATTAATTAATTTTATTTCAGAGCTTGATATAAAATTTATTTCATATAATTTTAAAGCCTTATTAAATTTAGGTATTAGTTTTAAATCTATGTATATGGATATGATGATAGCTTATCATTTGATTAGTTCTCAAACTAAGATAGATCCTATAATACCTATTATAGAATATTCAACATTAGAACCTAAAGATTATAAGACAGCTTTTGGAAAAATTAATGCAGAACTTATCACAGCACAAGAATTTTCAAAATATTTATCTGATATAAGTATAGGTATTTTAGCTATTTATGATGAGTTAAACTATCTATTGAAAAAAGAAGATTTGTACAAAATTTTAATGGATAATGAAATGCCTTTAATTCCAGTATTGTCACTTATGGAAAGAAAGGGAATAAAAATAGATGTTCAATATTTTAAAAATTATTCTTTAGAATTAGAAAAAGAACTTTTAAAAATTGAAAAAGCTATCTATGAAGAAGCAGGAGAAGTATTTAATATAAATTCACCTAAACAATTAGGAGATATATTATTTGTAAAATTAAATTTACCCAGTGGAAAGAAAACTAAAACTGGTTATTCAACAGATGTAATGGTTTTAGAAGATTTAGAAAGCTATGGTTATGATATAGCTAGATTACTTCTTGATTATAGAAAATTGAATAAGTTAAAAACTACTTATGTAGATACTTTGCCACTTTTAATTGATGAAAATTCAAGAATACATACAAGTTTTAATCAAATAGGAACAGCAACTGGTAGACTTTCTTCATCTGATCCTAATTTACAAAATATACCAGTAAAAACTGATGATGGTATTAAAATAAGAGAGGGTTTTGTTTCAGAAGTAGGAAAAGTTTTAATGAGTATTGACTATTCACAGGTTGAATTAAGAGTTTTAACTTCAATGTCAAAAGATGAAAATTTAATAGAAGCATATAAAGAAGAAAAAGATTTACATGATTTGACAGCTAGAAGAATTTTTAATTTGCCTGATACAGAAGCTGTATCAAGAGAACAAAGAACAATAGCCAAAATAATTAATTTTAGTATAATCTATGGTAAGACTCCTTTTGGCTTAGCAAAAGAATTAAAAATTCCTGTAAAAGATGCTTCAGAATATATCAAAAAATATTTTGAGCAATATCCAAGAGTAACAAATTTTGAAAGAGAAATTATTGAATTTGGAGAAGAACATGGCTATGTTAAGACATTATTTGGTAGAAAAAGATATATAAGTGGTATTGATTCTAAAAATAAGACCATCAAATCACAGGCTGAAAGAATGGCAGTGAATACTGTTATCCAAGGTACAGCGGCAGAAGTTTTGAAAAAAGTAATGGTAAAAGTATATGATACTTTAAAAGATAAAGAGGATATAGCCTTACTTTTACAAGTTCATGATGAATTGATATTTGAAGTGGAAGAAACTTCTGTTGAAAAATATTCAGAAATTTTAGCAGATATAATGAAAAATACAGTTCAGTTAGAAGATGTAAAATTAAATATAAATATAAATATAGGTAAAAACTGGGCAGAGGCAAAATAA